Proteins from a genomic interval of Candidatus Rubidus massiliensis:
- a CDS encoding Acetyl-CoA carboxylase, carboxyltransferase component (subunits alpha and beta), giving the protein MFTKDYLKKYLKENQTNKKIDSLILDWFDLTHWFPSEIDLENHSILLDKKSDYINKITLMNDSFYVFLFTTKTRLAFAEKEEINTLYELILDPKFSITPRLRLFRKNKEKFYLSLFSDKENTEIQDSTHIFFKNSIGQVKMKVLSTQNDFDLWLKNRYEKTLLTFSSVDNNEDIEMQLMHFLQLYISFSEDQIIQQKAIDKITELLQNLSSLPLENKLRSKLSKTIRANDHLMQSLRDFRNLDGPFSQKVRGFIKEISQNRDSLFITNNIEIKNANLDVERELHKIPLLIDRVAEEFCLKNSITEHFTFPNTFVELQIDQEDDKIDYNKAKLILDFSNQEKKEEVVVGLKVNDLGFGFPIVRLLIIGNKGSITLKECAKINAAIKYAVENKIPIDWFACSFGVEISLNRGVEGLDASSSTARELLKASRNSNIPINVVVDNANVGAQAYWDAIASILFDTNGLLIMTEKGSMTLTGYKALTLALQSKTHSLDITETADKLFPQGLQSLGGYENVYSASGEAMLYAKNLKQACEQLLLHHYYSYTPSADNLVENRILYNAKKTILSETDVEKEIKKIRDGRKGDREKILMFLHNPNSPPPLYLWKDIKGETENEIVEMEHTIVAEMIIGNRPTMVIFPPTGPLSPQDAALIAKAIYKANNRIPVLIIGNLTGFNSDPEAMKHMQLFSGASIVKSIVEHEGPILVTNLGNLVGGTYVIFSKQLNPNLKILAIEGAKFQVVGGVLAAKLIFHKTVMEKAQKDSRLQNLTGSEYDNMLRKLITEFEGIEAENYDKYHSAYRALSVNSIDKIVPIRELRDSIIAMQEQSINEYLEKKWQENQKLA; this is encoded by the coding sequence GAAATCGATTTAGAAAATCATAGTATATTACTAGATAAAAAGAGTGATTATATAAATAAAATTACTCTTATGAATGATAGTTTTTATGTATTTTTATTTACGACAAAAACTCGACTAGCTTTTGCTGAAAAAGAAGAAATTAATACTCTATATGAATTAATTTTAGACCCTAAGTTTAGTATTACTCCACGATTACGTTTATTTAGAAAAAATAAAGAAAAATTTTATCTTTCCTTATTTTCTGATAAAGAAAATACAGAAATTCAAGATTCTACCCATATTTTCTTTAAAAATAGCATTGGCCAAGTCAAAATGAAAGTACTTTCAACTCAAAATGATTTTGATTTATGGTTAAAAAACCGCTATGAAAAAACGTTGTTAACTTTTTCATCAGTCGATAATAATGAAGATATTGAAATGCAATTAATGCATTTTTTACAACTTTATATTTCCTTTTCTGAAGATCAAATCATTCAACAAAAAGCTATAGATAAAATCACCGAGTTATTGCAAAACCTATCTTCATTACCTTTAGAAAATAAACTTCGCTCTAAACTTAGCAAAACTATTAGAGCGAATGATCACTTGATGCAAAGTTTGCGTGATTTTAGAAATCTTGATGGCCCATTCTCTCAAAAAGTTAGAGGCTTTATAAAGGAGATATCTCAAAATAGAGATTCTTTATTTATTACCAATAATATTGAAATTAAAAATGCTAATTTAGATGTTGAAAGAGAACTTCATAAAATTCCTCTTTTAATAGATAGAGTGGCAGAAGAGTTCTGTTTAAAGAATTCAATAACTGAACACTTCACTTTCCCCAATACTTTCGTTGAATTGCAGATAGATCAAGAAGATGACAAAATTGATTATAATAAAGCTAAATTGATTCTTGATTTTTCAAACCAAGAAAAAAAAGAAGAAGTTGTTGTTGGATTAAAAGTGAACGATTTAGGCTTTGGCTTTCCTATTGTAAGATTGTTGATCATTGGTAATAAAGGTTCTATCACCTTAAAAGAATGTGCGAAAATTAATGCAGCTATAAAATATGCAGTAGAGAATAAAATTCCAATCGATTGGTTTGCTTGTTCGTTTGGTGTTGAAATTTCCCTCAATCGAGGAGTCGAGGGTCTTGATGCAAGTTCATCAACAGCTCGAGAATTACTAAAGGCATCTAGAAATAGCAATATACCCATTAATGTAGTTGTTGATAACGCAAACGTTGGAGCTCAGGCTTATTGGGATGCTATAGCATCTATTTTATTTGATACCAACGGTTTGCTAATTATGACTGAGAAAGGATCGATGACATTGACAGGCTATAAAGCTTTAACATTGGCTCTCCAAAGTAAAACGCATAGTTTAGATATAACTGAAACTGCTGACAAATTGTTTCCACAAGGTCTTCAATCTTTGGGGGGTTATGAAAATGTGTATAGCGCATCTGGCGAGGCTATGCTTTATGCTAAAAATCTAAAACAAGCTTGTGAACAATTATTACTTCATCATTATTATTCTTATACTCCATCTGCTGATAATCTTGTAGAAAATCGAATTTTATATAATGCAAAAAAAACCATCTTGTCAGAAACAGATGTTGAAAAAGAAATAAAAAAAATTAGAGATGGTCGCAAAGGGGATAGAGAAAAAATCTTAATGTTTTTGCACAATCCAAATAGTCCCCCACCTCTTTACTTATGGAAAGATATAAAAGGGGAAACAGAAAATGAAATAGTAGAAATGGAGCATACAATTGTTGCCGAAATGATCATTGGAAATCGCCCGACTATGGTAATTTTTCCACCAACCGGTCCTTTATCTCCTCAAGATGCTGCCTTAATAGCTAAAGCTATCTATAAAGCAAATAATAGAATTCCAGTTTTAATAATCGGCAATTTAACCGGCTTTAATAGTGATCCTGAGGCTATGAAGCATATGCAACTATTTTCAGGTGCTTCAATTGTTAAATCTATAGTAGAACATGAAGGGCCAATTCTTGTTACTAATTTAGGTAATCTAGTCGGTGGAACATATGTTATCTTTAGTAAGCAGTTAAATCCCAACCTTAAAATTTTAGCTATTGAAGGAGCAAAATTTCAAGTGGTGGGTGGGGTGCTTGCCGCAAAATTAATCTTTCATAAAACAGTGATGGAAAAAGCTCAAAAAGACTCTCGTTTGCAAAATTTAACGGGAAGTGAATATGATAATATGTTGCGAAAACTTATCACAGAATTTGAAGGTATTGAAGCAGAAAATTACGATAAATATCATAGTGCTTATAGAGCTCTATCCGTGAATTCAATTGATAAAATTGTTCCCATTAGAGAATTGCGGGATTCTATCATAGCCATGCAAGAACAATCTATAAATGAGTATCTAGAAAAAAAATGGCAAGAAAATCAAAAATTAGCTTAG
- the sunS gene encoding SPBc2 prophage-derived glycosyltransferase SunS, translating to MNKILFLVLLLCSYKVEAQQYNKDKSICLNMIVKNESHVITRCLESVLPIIDYWVIVDTGSDDNTIEVITDYMHRNNIPGEIYSRPWIDFGHNREEALQLAKDKCDYILYMDADDKLIYSSDFTLPDLSLDFYQITSDINGTHYNIPRLIKASLDWHWYGVMHECIYANNAYTNEILSGVTYLVVGGGGRSQDPNKYLKDAQILLEAIKKDPTNTRYMFYLAQSYSCAGDDENAIIYYKKRVEMGGWTEEVFWSLLQIAKC from the coding sequence ATGAACAAAATCTTATTTTTGGTACTGCTATTATGCAGCTACAAAGTTGAAGCTCAACAATACAATAAAGATAAATCTATTTGCTTAAACATGATTGTAAAAAACGAAAGTCATGTAATAACAAGATGCTTAGAATCAGTTTTGCCAATTATTGATTACTGGGTCATTGTGGATACGGGTTCTGATGATAATACCATTGAAGTTATAACTGACTATATGCATAGAAACAATATACCTGGTGAGATTTATTCACGTCCTTGGATTGATTTTGGGCATAATAGAGAAGAAGCTCTACAACTTGCAAAAGACAAATGTGACTATATCCTTTACATGGATGCTGACGATAAATTAATTTATAGTTCAGATTTTACTTTGCCAGATTTATCTTTAGATTTTTACCAAATTACTTCTGATATCAATGGCACACATTACAATATTCCACGCCTTATAAAAGCTAGCTTAGATTGGCATTGGTACGGTGTTATGCATGAATGTATCTACGCAAATAATGCTTATACCAACGAAATTCTCTCTGGTGTAACTTATTTAGTCGTTGGAGGTGGTGGTCGATCTCAAGATCCGAATAAATACTTAAAAGATGCACAAATTCTTTTAGAAGCTATAAAAAAAGATCCAACTAATACCCGTTATATGTTTTATTTAGCGCAAAGCTATTCATGCGCTGGTGACGATGAAAATGCCATTATTTATTATAAAAAAAGAGTTGAAATGGGGGGATGGACAGAAGAAGTGTTTTGGTCGTTACTTCAAATAGCAAAATGTTAA
- the macB_1 gene encoding Macrolide export ATP-binding/permease protein MacB, with translation MNFLRLIFYSFRTLKMHPLRSFLSTLGVFFGVIAVITIFAICEGSKHEILLQIEQLGLKNIILKKMEMTEEQKIQSILKKSEGLTINDLDQIKKNIPNIEKISALKIISANLHEDLNDLTPEILVVRPDYFFIKQLNLQRGRLISLLDCHQGSQVCVIGDVIAKTLGKNGEIGQTIKIANNTFLIIGILKSRKKSELPSTINEKDTDRSIFIPIGSEIGLGRKTPYADASLNEILIQVKNKEIIHQTLENIKRLLKKTHFSVEDYHVIVPEELLRQEKKAKNLLNLVLIIVTSLSMLTGGVGIMNIMLASIYERTREIGIRRAVGATKFHILQQFLVETLVLSLCGAILGIIFGIIISKSLQIVTGWPIYISLESIFLATALSLGVGILSGLYPSQKAADLDPIQALRNL, from the coding sequence ATGAATTTTTTAAGACTAATCTTTTACAGTTTCCGAACTTTAAAAATGCATCCACTACGCTCCTTTTTGAGTACTTTAGGTGTTTTTTTTGGAGTTATTGCAGTAATCACCATTTTTGCGATATGTGAAGGTTCAAAGCATGAAATTTTGCTACAAATTGAACAACTTGGTTTAAAAAACATTATTTTAAAAAAAATGGAAATGACTGAAGAGCAAAAAATTCAAAGCATTTTAAAAAAATCCGAAGGTTTAACAATTAACGATTTAGATCAAATAAAAAAAAATATTCCTAATATAGAAAAAATTTCAGCTTTGAAAATTATTTCAGCTAATTTACACGAGGATTTAAATGATTTAACTCCTGAAATATTAGTTGTACGTCCGGATTATTTTTTTATTAAGCAATTAAATCTTCAACGAGGCAGATTAATTTCTCTTTTAGACTGTCATCAAGGCAGTCAAGTTTGTGTTATAGGAGATGTCATAGCCAAAACATTAGGGAAAAATGGTGAAATAGGTCAAACAATTAAAATTGCCAATAACACTTTTTTAATTATCGGCATTTTAAAAAGTCGCAAAAAAAGTGAACTTCCTTCAACTATTAACGAAAAAGATACCGATAGATCCATTTTTATTCCCATAGGTTCTGAGATTGGACTTGGCCGAAAAACACCTTATGCTGATGCGTCCTTAAATGAAATACTAATTCAAGTAAAAAATAAAGAAATCATCCATCAAACTTTAGAAAATATAAAGCGTTTACTTAAAAAAACCCATTTTTCTGTAGAAGATTACCATGTTATTGTACCTGAAGAATTGCTTAGACAAGAAAAGAAAGCAAAAAACTTACTTAATCTAGTTTTAATTATTGTAACATCCTTATCGATGTTAACAGGTGGTGTAGGGATAATGAATATCATGCTAGCTTCCATTTATGAAAGAACTAGAGAAATTGGCATTCGAAGGGCTGTTGGTGCGACTAAATTTCATATTTTACAACAATTTCTTGTAGAAACATTAGTCTTAAGCCTTTGTGGTGCCATTTTGGGAATTATCTTTGGTATAATCATATCGAAGTCTTTGCAAATAGTTACAGGATGGCCAATCTATATATCTTTAGAGTCTATATTTTTAGCAACTGCTCTATCACTAGGAGTGGGAATATTATCAGGTTTATATCCATCTCAAAAAGCTGCTGATTTAGATCCTATTCAAGCATTAAGAAATCTGTGA
- the macB_2 gene encoding Macrolide export ATP-binding/permease protein MacB, translated as MNNCLITLKNINRIFDTKFQKVVALRSINLTVKKNDFLSILGPSGSGKSTLLHILGCLDQPTTGEYFLNDQAIHTLNDKKLAKIRSQKIGLVFQDYNLIPQLTVYENVALPFLYQKGNNKAVVEIKKVINLVGMSHRIHHKTQLLSGGEKQRVAIARALVVNPSIILADEPTGNLDQWNTLNIVKLLQFLNKKGVTIILITHDERIANCTKRIIRMRDGSIAQDYNNIYYEFSIVK; from the coding sequence ATGAATAATTGCTTAATTACTTTAAAAAATATTAATCGCATCTTTGATACTAAATTTCAGAAAGTAGTTGCTTTAAGGTCTATAAATTTAACGGTAAAAAAAAATGATTTTTTGTCTATTTTAGGACCATCAGGTTCTGGCAAATCGACATTATTGCACATACTCGGATGTTTAGATCAACCAACAACTGGCGAATATTTTTTAAATGATCAAGCTATTCATACATTAAATGACAAAAAATTAGCCAAGATTCGATCACAAAAAATTGGACTTGTTTTTCAGGATTATAATCTGATTCCTCAGCTAACTGTTTATGAAAATGTCGCTTTGCCATTTCTTTATCAAAAAGGAAACAATAAGGCTGTCGTTGAGATAAAAAAAGTTATCAACCTTGTAGGAATGTCGCATCGAATCCATCATAAAACTCAATTGCTTTCTGGAGGTGAAAAACAAAGAGTTGCCATTGCAAGAGCTTTAGTTGTCAATCCTTCGATCATTTTGGCAGATGAACCGACAGGTAATCTTGATCAATGGAATACCTTAAATATTGTAAAATTACTTCAATTTTTAAATAAAAAAGGGGTAACAATTATTCTTATTACACATGATGAAAGAATAGCAAACTGTACAAAAAGAATAATTAGAATGAGAGATGGATCTATCGCTCAGGATTATAATAATATTTATTACGAATTCTCTATTGTAAAATGA
- the macA_1 gene encoding Macrolide-specific efflux protein MacA precursor, which produces MKQFFAKIFKLFFILTLFLAIYAFFLFAKENAFFEKIQSKLFSHEKILSKLPTSTAQKRSFAIEIQTIGELEVSRSTSITSPIRGDLGKIVYLIEDGANVNVGDILVKMDPTPFEKWIAELEEKINDQRIKITLQEKVLAWEKERANYDLKTAITELEIAQLELNKFMNGEGPIELRKLQSAMQKAQVKYEETKSYHNDLKNLQIQNLFTPGELKQIEQKLIEEEEVYLSTKIQFESYAKQMYPMVLKKNEINCKRFEEKIEETKKSGLFKIETAKETLLQLQAHLNDLLLQLQSAKDQLASTIIYAQNPGMVVLKEDFRNGIKRKPRIGDAPLKNQAILDLPDLTTPIVKTQVKEMDLYKIEQHTPVIVQIDAYPDLILRGEIQSIGVLGLTDFTKLGDQKYFEVMVKLFDFDTRLRPGMTARITIKSKQLDDVLTVPIQSVFEFNKLPYCCIHNEGQKPYWKAIQIGWNNDQWVEVISGLEENDEILIAEPPHEYMNHSQFL; this is translated from the coding sequence ATGAAACAATTTTTTGCGAAAATTTTTAAGCTATTTTTTATTTTAACTTTATTTTTGGCTATCTACGCTTTTTTTCTTTTTGCAAAAGAAAATGCCTTTTTTGAAAAAATACAATCAAAATTATTTTCTCATGAAAAAATCTTATCAAAACTTCCAACTTCAACAGCTCAAAAAAGAAGTTTTGCTATAGAGATTCAAACGATTGGAGAATTAGAAGTTTCAAGATCCACAAGTATCACATCACCTATTCGGGGAGATCTTGGAAAAATAGTTTATCTGATTGAGGATGGAGCTAATGTGAACGTGGGCGATATATTAGTCAAAATGGATCCTACTCCTTTTGAAAAATGGATAGCTGAATTAGAAGAAAAGATTAATGATCAAAGGATAAAAATAACCTTACAAGAAAAAGTATTAGCTTGGGAAAAAGAAAGAGCCAATTACGACTTAAAAACTGCTATTACTGAACTTGAAATAGCGCAACTAGAATTAAATAAATTCATGAACGGAGAAGGCCCCATCGAGCTTAGAAAACTTCAATCTGCCATGCAAAAAGCGCAAGTAAAATATGAAGAAACTAAAAGCTATCATAATGATTTAAAAAATTTACAAATACAAAATCTATTTACACCAGGCGAATTGAAACAAATAGAACAAAAACTAATTGAAGAAGAAGAAGTTTATCTTAGCACAAAAATACAATTCGAAAGCTATGCAAAGCAAATGTATCCCATGGTATTAAAAAAAAATGAAATTAATTGCAAAAGATTCGAAGAAAAAATAGAAGAAACTAAAAAAAGTGGCTTATTTAAAATTGAGACAGCCAAGGAAACGCTATTACAATTGCAAGCGCATTTAAATGACTTACTCTTACAATTACAATCTGCTAAAGATCAACTGGCTTCTACAATAATTTATGCACAAAATCCAGGTATGGTCGTTTTAAAAGAAGACTTCAGAAACGGTATAAAAAGAAAACCAAGAATTGGGGATGCCCCTTTAAAAAATCAAGCTATTCTAGATTTACCAGATTTAACAACTCCAATTGTTAAGACACAAGTTAAAGAAATGGACTTGTACAAAATTGAGCAACATACTCCTGTAATCGTACAAATAGATGCCTATCCAGATCTTATTTTGAGAGGAGAAATTCAATCTATTGGTGTTTTGGGATTAACAGATTTTACAAAACTTGGTGATCAAAAATACTTTGAAGTTATGGTAAAATTGTTTGATTTCGATACGCGCTTGCGTCCAGGAATGACAGCTAGAATTACAATAAAATCAAAACAATTGGATGATGTTTTGACTGTACCAATTCAATCCGTTTTTGAATTTAATAAACTTCCATATTGCTGCATACATAATGAAGGGCAAAAACCTTACTGGAAAGCAATTCAAATAGGTTGGAATAATGACCAATGGGTGGAAGTGATTTCTGGACTTGAAGAAAATGATGAAATATTAATAGCAGAACCTCCTCATGAATATATGAACCATAGTCAATTTCTATGA
- a CDS encoding type I secretion outer membrane protein, TolC family has translation MKKTFKQLFFAIFLMIKIVCFPLLAEPFVLTIDRAIELAIKSHPIIGTNDLESALINEDLNNRAFDWKFLPRGESAYTGGGEHSATGLTIGAGFDLAKRFQQGGNIVIGPTIIKTNDKYQTNFRFKIAQPLLKGFGKDYNLAGIHAAEFVTRSTYRKAQKMLSETIFKTIESVYELAKQNETICFLQDSLTSFEDFYKRAKIKEKIGFIDSIEIFKSELEYRQALEALEIANEKYQIVKENLCELLNLPYATEFELDISFEKTQMPLEEEISIKTALKNRVELQQAFDQIQENHRLLKIAKKNLLPAINFVVDYTNLCFDETFTGAFGSKREARWGFGFTTDGSFDRAAEKAGYQQATLSVENAQNAFQEIKMGIIKEIKRQIQAITHLRKRIKFFEDQNKILENDVKLTKLKFYRGLIGHLELIQSEKGLKNSQLQLLNALAEHKVNEYRLLGIMGLLNETIFCENF, from the coding sequence ATGAAAAAAACTTTTAAGCAATTATTTTTTGCTATTTTTTTAATGATAAAAATCGTTTGTTTTCCTTTATTAGCTGAACCTTTTGTATTAACAATAGATAGAGCTATAGAACTTGCTATTAAAAGCCATCCTATTATCGGAACGAATGATTTAGAAAGCGCTCTAATTAATGAAGATTTAAATAATAGAGCTTTTGATTGGAAATTTTTACCTCGTGGAGAAAGTGCCTATACGGGTGGTGGAGAACATTCTGCAACTGGGCTTACAATAGGTGCAGGTTTTGATTTAGCTAAACGTTTTCAACAAGGTGGTAATATAGTTATTGGACCAACTATTATAAAAACCAATGACAAATATCAAACTAATTTTCGATTTAAAATTGCACAACCTTTATTAAAAGGGTTTGGCAAAGATTACAACTTAGCTGGCATTCACGCTGCTGAATTTGTAACGAGAAGTACATATAGAAAAGCTCAAAAAATGCTTTCTGAAACAATATTTAAAACAATTGAAAGTGTCTATGAATTAGCAAAACAAAATGAAACCATCTGCTTTTTGCAAGATTCCCTAACTTCTTTTGAAGATTTCTATAAACGAGCTAAAATAAAAGAAAAAATTGGCTTTATCGACTCCATCGAAATCTTTAAATCGGAATTAGAATATAGACAAGCCTTGGAAGCTTTGGAAATTGCAAACGAAAAATATCAAATAGTTAAAGAAAATTTATGTGAATTGCTGAATCTACCGTATGCTACTGAATTTGAATTAGATATTTCTTTTGAAAAAACTCAAATGCCTTTAGAAGAAGAGATCAGTATTAAAACAGCTTTAAAAAATAGAGTAGAACTTCAACAAGCATTTGATCAAATTCAAGAAAATCATAGGCTTTTAAAAATAGCTAAAAAAAATCTTTTACCGGCTATTAATTTCGTGGTAGATTACACAAATCTATGCTTTGATGAAACTTTCACAGGTGCGTTTGGTAGCAAGAGAGAAGCACGATGGGGATTTGGCTTTACAACAGATGGCTCATTTGATCGAGCAGCCGAAAAAGCGGGTTACCAACAAGCAACTTTATCTGTAGAAAATGCCCAAAACGCGTTTCAAGAAATTAAGATGGGAATTATTAAAGAAATTAAACGGCAAATACAAGCCATTACTCATTTAAGAAAACGAATTAAATTTTTTGAAGACCAAAATAAAATTTTAGAAAACGATGTAAAACTGACCAAATTAAAATTTTATCGAGGGTTAATTGGACATTTAGAATTAATTCAATCGGAGAAAGGTTTAAAAAATTCCCAATTACAACTTTTAAACGCTTTAGCTGAGCATAAAGTCAATGAGTATCGTTTACTTGGAATTATGGGTCTATTAAATGAAACAATTTTTTGCGAAAATTTTTAA